GCCCGCAACGTGCCGCAGCTCTGCGCGCGCTGCCACCGCATCGGCGAGAAGGCGGCGGTGCGGATCGACTCCGACGTTCCCGACATCGTCCAGAGCTACGCCGACAGCGTGCACGGGCGCGGGCTGACGCAGGGCGGCCTGGTGGTCAGCGCGACCTGCGTCAACTGCCATTCGTCGCACGGCGAGCTGCCGCCGAGCGACCCGAACTCGACGGTCAACCGCAAGAACCTCGCGGCGACCTGCGGTGCCTGCCACAACGGCATCCAGGAGGCCTTCGCCAAGAGCATCCACGCCACCGGCTCGCCGAAGGACGGGATGGAGCTGCCGGTCTGCGAGGACTGCCATTCGGCCCACAACATCAGTCAGCCCGAGAAGGCCGGTTTCCGCACGGCGATGATGCAGCAGTGCGGTCGCTGCCATAAGGAACAGGCCGAGACCTTCTTCGAAACCTTCCACGGCAAGGTCTCGCAGCTCGGCACCGAGGGCGCGGCCAAGTGCTCCGACTGCCACGGGGCGCACGACATCCTGCCGACGACGGATCCCGCCTCCCACCTCTCGCGGGCCAACGTGGTGGCGACCTGCGGCAAGTGCCACGAAGGGTCGCACCGGCAGTTCGCCGGGTACCTGACCCACTCGACGCATCACGACCGGAAGAAGTACCCGTGGCTGTTCTGGTCGTTCCGCTTCATGACCACCCTGCTGGTGGGGACCTTGACCTTCTTCATGATCCACACGATCGCCTGGCTGATCCGGCTCTTCCGCACGCGAGAGGAGTGGATCCACCACAAGCAGGAGATCCACCATCCGGGTCAGAAGTTCTACCGCCGCTTCACCACCTTCCAGCGGGCGCTGCACATCTTGATGATGATGTCGTTCTTCACCCTCTCGCTGACCGGCATGGCGATCAAGTTCTCCTATGCGGGGTGGGCGCAGGCGATCGCCACGGCGCTCGGCGGCCAGCCGACGATGGCGGTGCTGCACCGCCTCGGCGGGTTGACGCTCTTCACCGTCTTCGCCCTGCATCTCTGGGACGTCAAGCGCAAGCGCCGCGCGCTCGGCTGGACCTGGAAGCAGATGGTCACCGGTCCCGGCACGATCCTCTTCACCTGGCAGGACGTCAAGGACGTCATCGGCTCGCTGAAGTGGTTCCTCGGCCTCGGGCCGCGCCCGCGCTACGGTCGCTACACCTACTGGGAGAAGTTCGACTACTTCGCCGTCGCCTGGGGCGTCGTGGTGATCGGGTTCACCGGGATCGTGCTCTGGTTCCCCGAGCTGCTGACGCGCGTTCTCCCGGGTTGGTCGATCAACGTCGCCACCATCGTCCACAGTGACGAGGCGTTGCTTGCCACCGGGTTCATCTTCACGATTCACTTCTTCAACACGCATTTCCGTCCGGACAAGTTCCCGATGGACCCGGTGATCTTCACCGGCCGGGTGCCGATCGAGGAGCTGAAGTACGACAAGCCCGGCGAGTACGCCGCCCTGGTCGAGAGCGGCCAGCTCGAAGCGCATCTCGTCGAGGCCTATCCGAAGCCGGTCGAGCGCGGATTCCGCATCTTCGGATTCGCCGCCCTCACCGTCGGCCTGACGCTGATCGTGTTGATCGTCTACGCCATCCTCTTCGCCTACCGCTGAGCATTCGCGGCGGCCGCAGGGGATCGCAGGGGGAGTCATGAGCGAGGAGGCTGGTCTCTGGAGGATGAATGCCCGGGCGGTGGGTCGCGCCGCCGCCCTCGGGCTGATCTTGGCCTGGACGGTGTCGTCCGGTGTCGCGCAGGCGCAGACGCCGGCGTGCGGCGATTGCCACGAGGTCGACGTCGCGGCCTTCGCCAAGACAGTCCACGGAAGCCTCGGCTGCACCGACTGTCACGTCGGCGCGGCCCAGGAGGGACATGACGCGGCGACCGCCAAGGCCGACTGCTCGTCGTGCCACGGCGACGTGCAGGAGAGCATCGCGGCGTCGGTGCACGGCAAGCCGGAGTTCACCGCGTTGTCCGGCATGGACCGTTGCGGCAGCTGCCACGGCAAGATCCACGCGCTGGTGCCGCGCAGCGACCCGGCGTCGGCGATCAATCCGCAGAAGCTGCCGGAGACCTGTGGACAGTGCCACTCGTCGGCGGCAATGGCCGAGAAGTTCGGCTTCCGCGTCGTGCAGCCGCTCGCCGCCTACGAGGCGAGCGTGCACCACCAGGCGGTGATGGCCGGCAAGCCCGCGGCGACCTGCTCGAGTTGTCATGGCGGTCACGACGTGCTGCCGGCGAGCGATCCGAAGTCGCGGGTCAATCACTCGAAGGTGCCGCAGCTCTGCGGCCAGTGCCATGGCGAAATCTCCGCCAAGTACCAGGAGAGCGTCCATGGCCGTGCTGCGGCGGCCGGAATCCGCGAGGCCCCGGTCTGCACCGACTGCCATGGTGAGCACCGCATCGTCGGCCCGAGCGAGTCGGGCTCGCCGGTCTCGGCCTCGAACGTGCCGAAGATGACCTGCGAGCGCTGCCATGCCGACCTGCGGGTCACCGAGAAGTTCGGCATGAAGACGAACGCCGTGGCGGCATTCCAGGACAGCTTCCATGGGCTCGCCAACAAGACGGGCAGCGCCACGGTGGCCAACTGCGCCTCGTGCCACGGTGTGCACGACATCCAGCCGTCGAGCGACCCGCGCTCGCACGTCAATCCGGCCAACCTGGCCGCCACCTGCGGCTCGTGCCATCCGGGCGCCGGCAAGACCTTCGCCATCGGCGAGGTGCACGTGCAGCCGGGCGACAAGGCGAACGCGAACCCGATCGTCTACTGGGTCCGCGAGAGCTACCTCTGGCTGATCTGGATGACCATCGGCGGCATGTTCCTGCACAACCTGCTCGATCTGCGGCGCAAGGCGCTGACGCCGATCGTGCGTCCGATGATCCCGAAGAGCCAGCGGCGCGAGCGGCTCAACAAGGGCTTCCGCATCGCCCATGCGGCGACGGCGCTCTCCTTCATGGTGCTGGTCTACACCGGATTCGCGCTGAAGTACCCCGACGGCTGGTGGGCGGCGCCCTTGCTCTCCTGGGAGAGCAGCTTCCCGGCGCGGGCCTGGCTCCACCGTGGAGCGGCGCTGGTGATGATCGCCGCTTTCCTCTTCCACTTCGTCCACATCGCCATCGACCGCCGTGCCCGGGCTTGCATCCTGGCGATGCTGCCGACGCTGCACGACGTGCAGGAGGTGCGCGAGCGCATCGAGTGGTACCTCGGCAAGCGCAAGGAGATGCCGCACGCTCCGGCGCTCGGCTACATTGAGAAGGCCGAGTACCTGGCGCTCATCTGGGGGACGATCGTGATGGCGGTGACCGGGGCGCTGCTCTGGTTCGAGAACTTCACCCTCAGCAACTTCCCGAAGTGGGTGAGCGACCTCGCGACCGTGGTCCACTTCTACGAGGCCATCCTGGCGACCCTCGCCATCCTGGTCTGGCACTTCTACTGGGTGCTCTTCGACCCGCTGGTCTACCCGATGGACACCGCCTGGTTCAACGGCAAGGAGGTCCCAGGCCGTACCCTCGAGCGGAAGGAGTCGGTGATCGAGCCGAAGACGAAGAAGTCCTGATCGGGACCGGATGAAGTCGGCCGGGCCAGCGGGAGCTCCCCGCGGCCTGGCCGTTGAACCTCCCAGAGCTGTCGGGCCTCACGGCGCGGCGGAGCTGGCAGTGACTGACGGTGCCGAGGTCGAGACCTTGGTAACGGTGTTTCAAGGATTCTTCGCGAGAGCGCCAGTTCAGCCATGCTGGAGCTGGCGCCTCTTCCAAGTCTCCCGCGTGAGCTCGGCGGGGGAATGAGCGAGTCGCCCTCACCTGCGGGACGCCGACTGCGACATTCCCCCAGTCGGCTTAGGGGCACGTTGCGAAGGCGCTGGTGTCTTGAATCGGCTGGAACTGAGTGTGGAGGGGATTTGAATACGTCCTCGACGCGCCAGTCACCGTGTCGGCGACCGTCAAGTCCACCTTCACGTCCGTCAGTCCGCCGGAAAATACCCAGTAGTGCCCGCCCACACTGCAACCGTCGAGTACCTTCACCAAAGCCTCCACGTTCGAGCTGGCGAAGAACCAGAAATAGCCGGTGTCGGGCGTCAGTTGGACGACCTGTGCCTCGCCCGAGTTGCCGGTACCAGAATCGTAGCGGGCGGTAACTCGAAAGCGGCCATGGTTCAGGCAGGCGACTGTCGAGCTGGCCGTGCAGGATCCAGCCCCTGCAGTCTGCCCACCTTTGCCCGCCAGGGGCCGACTGGCCGCCCATTCGCCGAGGAGCTTCGAGAGGTCTCTCGGCTCCGATTCCGACGCCCCGCCAGTATCGGCTGGTGAGGAAGTCCTCGCCGAGCTGCACGTCGCGAAGGCACTGGTGTCCTGGACCGGCTGATACGGAGTGCCTTGTGGGTTGTGGTAGCTCGTGACTTTCCCAGTCTCGGAGTCGCGGACCGTCAGCGTGACTTCGACGTCCGTGAGGCCACCGGCAAACACCCAGAAGCGAGCTGCGCCAGGAAAGGAGCATGCGTCAAGCACTTTGACGACCAGTTCCACGTTCGCGTCATTGAAGAACCAGAAGTAACCCGTGTCACTCGTTAGCTGGACGGCGCGCCCGGCTCCCGACGCCCCGGCGGAGGTTCTCCATCTGGCCTCGACATCAAACCGCCCGCCTGCGAGGCACACGTTCGATCCTCCAGGAACGCAAGCCGTGTCGTAGCGCAGGATGGTTCCGTGGCTGCCCACTGCGAAGACGCTGCCGCCGCTGCTTCCGCCTACGCCATATAGGTCGTAGTAATACCCGCTAGCCGATGAGCGAATGGGAGACCATTCGCGCCCGTCATAGTGGAATACTCGCGCATAGGCTCCGACGGCGAATACATCTTCGCCGTCCTTTCCCCAAACCGCGCCGAGATCAGTGTGGGCCGGGCTCACCATGGGCGACCATTCGCTGCCGTCGTAGTGCAGGACGGTTCCGTTGCGCCCGACTGCGAAGACGTCGCTTCCGCTTGCGCCCCAAAGGCCCAGGAGGTCGACGCTCACGGAGCTGTTCTCTGGCGACCACTGAACACCGTCATAATGAAGCACTGTTCCATTGGTGCCCACGACAAACACATCGCTTCCCCCGCTACCCCAGACTCGCCAGAGGAAGTTGCTGGTGCCACTTGCCATTGACGACCAGGCCCTGCCGTCGTAGTGCAGGATCGTCCCTGCCTCGCCTACGGCGAAAACGTCCGTGCTGCTGCTACCCCAGACGCCGGTGAGCGAAGACGAAGATCCGCTTCTCATCGGCGTCCAACCGCCTCCATCGAAGTGGAGGATCGTTCCGGATACTCCGACCGCGAAGACGTCCCTCCCGCTTGTTCCCCAAACCCCCCAGAGTGGCTCCGAGGTCCCCGTGGCCATGGTTGACCAGGAGTTTCCGTTGGAGTGGAGAATCGTGCCCTGGTCGCCGACTGCGAAGATGTCGCTTGCGTTGTTGGCCCAAAGACCGCCGAGACTCGAGTACGTCGTGCTGGTCTTGCGCTGCCGCCAGATGCTCCCGTCGAAGTGAAGGATCTCTCCGGCCCAGCCCATCAGGAAGATCTCGTGGGCGTTGCTGCCCCAGAGGCCCGGGAAGTTTCCAGAGTGGCCGGTGTCTATTGGTGTCCATGTCTCGCCGCCGTAGTGCAGAACGGTGTTGTGTCCGGTCACGTAGACGTCGGTGCCGCTCGTGCCCCAGATGGTCCAGAGAGATTCGGTGGTGTTGACCGACATCGGCGACCAGGTGCTGCCGTCGTAGTGCAAGATGGGACTGGAGGTGGCCTCCCAGTAGTAGGCGACGACGAAGACGTTGGTCGGGCCAGTGCCCCATACGCTGTTGAAGCTGTTGGAGGTCCCGGTCGCCATCGGCGACCACCTCACGCCGTCGTAGTGGAGGATCGTGCCGGAGTCACCGACAGCGAAGACGTCGTTGCTGCGGCTTCCCCAGACGCTCCGCAGAGTTTCGAAGGTCCCGCTTGCCATCGAAGACCAGGTGGCGCCGTCGTAGTGCAGGATCATCCCGACTTCGCCGACCACGAACACGTCGCGTGCCCCGCTTCCCCACACGGCGCTGGCGCGATACCTCGGCTGCGGGTCGACCGACGTCCACGACCTTCCGTCGTAGTGGAGGATCCTGCCTTTGGATGAGGAATGCGCCCCCACCGCGAAGACGTCCGTTTCGCTGCTGCCCCACACGCCGAGGAGAGCTAGAGGGTCGTCGGCCTCTCCCCAGGTCAACGAGGCCCATTCGGTTCCGTCGAAGTGGACGATGGTCCCCTCTCCTCCTACCCCGAACACGTCGTTCGGGCCGCTTCCCCAGACTCCGAGAAGGTCGTTTCCCTGGGGTCGCGGGTTGTCCCATGCCCAGCCGGAAGACCCTGCAGCGGAACTCGAGCCAGCAAGGACCAGTAGGGAGAGCGCACCCGCAAGGGGGGAGAGTTTCTTCGACAAGATTCTAGACACGCGTGGCCCCCACCTCGCGCTCCGAATCGTCGCCGAGCGACAACTTGGCTACCCGTGGCGGTCGCCGCACTTTGGCGAGCCCATGGAACCGAAGTCCGAGCGGACGATCCGTCGGACCACAGGCCTACCCGCCGCTGTCCTTGGGCAACTCGACCATGCGGTGGCGCAGGGCGTAGCTGACCACCTGGGCGCGGTTGTTCAGGTGGAGCTTGTCGAGGATGTTGCGCAGGTGGAACTTGACGGTGTTCTCCGAGACGCCGAGCTTGGCGGCGAGCTTGCGGTTCGACGTCACGCCCCGCACCAGGAGCTCGAGCACTTCGCGCTCGCGGTCGGTGAGGGCGTCGGGGTTCTGTTCGCGCTGCGCCGACTTGGCCGGGTGGGCGAACTCGGCGAGCAGGCGGCGGGCGAGACTCGGGGTCAACGCCGGCTCGCCACGCTCGACCCCTTCGAGCAGGGTGAAGAACTGCGACGCCTCGAGGTCCTTGAGCAGGTAGCCCTGAGCGCCGGACTTGATCGCCTCGAAGAGGTTCGAGTCGTCGTCCGAGGCGGTCAGCACGACGACCTTGACGTCGGAGGCCTCCGCCGTGAGCAGGCGCGTGGCGGCCAACCCGTCGAGCTCCGGCATCGTCAGGTCCATCAAGACGATATTCGGCCGCAGCCGCTTGGCCAGCTCGACCGCCTCGCGGCCATTGCGCGCCTCGCCCACCACGTCGTGGCCCTGGGCCTCGATCAGGCTGCGCAGGCTGTCGCGGAAGAGCGAATGGTCGTCGGCGATCAGGATCCGCATGCTGGGTCACCTCCCGAGTGGCGGCAGAGGGATTTCCGCTTCGACACGGGTCCCTTCACCGGGCGTGCTGTGGACGGTCAACTGTCCCCCCAGGCTCTCGGCGCGCTCGCGCATCGTCGCCAGACCGAAGCGGGGAAACTCGGCTCGTCCCAGGGCCTCGGGACGGAATCCTACCCCGTTGTCCTCGATGACCACCCGGACCCGGCCAGAGCCGCTGCTGCAGCGGACTCGGACTTCGTCGGCGCGGGCGTGCTTGCGGACGTTGGCGAGCCCCTCCTGGACGATGCGGAAGACCTGGAGCTCGACTGCGGTGGGGAGGCGCAGGCGGCGATCGACTTCGACCTCGGTCGCGATCCCGGTCTGGCCGGTCCAGCGCTCGACGTAGTCGCGGATCGTCTCGGGAAGGGTGGCGAGGGCGGAGGAGGTCACGCGCAGGCCGAGGATCCCCTCGCGCACGTCGGCGTAGACCTCGCGCGCCGCGGCGGCGAGTTGGTTGAGCTGGTCGCTCGCCTCCTGACTCTTGCCGTGCCGGAGGAAGCCCTGGACCGCCTGCGCCTTGGTGTTCACGTAGGCGAGCACCTGGGCGAGCCCGTCGTGCATCTCGTGAGCGAGCCGCAGGCGCTCCTCGGAGGCCGCCAGGTCGCGCACCCGGCGATGCAGGTGCGCGTTATCGATCGCCACCGCCGCCTGGACGGCGAAGCGGGCGAGCGTCTCCTCGTCCTCGCGTGAGAACGGAGCGCCGTCGGTGCGCTCGGAGAGGTAGAGGTTGCCGCGGAAGGGTCCTTTGCACTGGATCGGCACGGCGAGGAGCGACCGCATCGCCGGGTGGTGGTCCGGGAAGCCGACGCGCCGGGGATCGCGCGTGATGTCGTCGAGGCGGAGCCGCTGGCCTTCACCGAGGGGGACGCCGAGCAGTCCGCGCCCGGACGGCCCGGCGCCGATCCGCTCGCGCTCCTCGGTCGACAGGCCGGAGGTGGCGAAGGTGCCGATCTTTCCCGCCTCGTCGTAGATCGCCAGGGCGCCGTAGCGACTCTCGATCAGGTGTCGCGCCTGGTCGACGACCTTCTGCAGCACCGCCTCGAGCGACAGCTCGCCGGCGATGTCGAGGCCCGCCTGGTGGAGCGCCAGCAACTCGCGGTTCTGCCGCTCGAGCTGCGCCTGCATCGTGTCGAGGACGTGGAAGAAGGCGCCGAAGAAGAACAGGGCGACGACCGCCAGGACGCCGTCGATCAGCAGGCGACCGGAGAGCGAGAGCAGGTAGGGATAGAGAAGGTGGCGGCTCACCTCGAGGACCAGGACGAAGATCCCGGAGCTCAGGATGGCGTAGATCTTGAGCCGCTGAAGGGTCACCGAGCGTCCTCCCGAGGTCGTCGGGGAGCCGGCGGTGGAGCGCAGATCCCTGGCCGCGGAGCGAGGGCGCGAAGTGTAGCACGGGCTTCCCGGGGGCTCCCCGGGGCGGGCGTCAGTCCTTGGGCCGGGGCCGGCGCAGGGTGGAGAAGCGGAGCAGCGAGTAGAACGGACACCAGCCGAGCAGGCCGGTGACAAGGGGGACCCAGCCGAAGAGCACGAGGGCGATCCGCCCGAGGTCGGGCAGCAGATCGAGCGAGCCCAGCCCGAGCAGCGTGGCGCCCAGGAGGATGCGCAGGATGCGGTCCCACGTCGCGAGGTTGCGGAAGGCGAAGGTCAAGGGCGCTCCGGAAAGTCGCGGGGATGCTCGCAGTCGCGCCCCGGCCCTTCAACGGCTTTGTGGGTGGTCGTTTCCCCACCCGGCGGGGTGGGGGCTGGGCGCGGGGTGAAGCGGAACGGAGGCGGCAGGGTTCTGTGAGCTCGCGCGTTCCGGGTGTCATGTAGGATGAGTCGCATCCGAGAGTACGCCGTTGCAAGACGCTGACGCAACAGCCACCTGGAGTGGAGCTGAGGAGAGCGGCAGGCCGCTTCCACTGCTTGGTGCCGGAACCGTGGTCGCACGGCGATTCGCTGTCGAGGAGTGCCTCGGGGTCGGCGGGTTCGCCGTCGTCTACCGGGCGTTCGATCGCGAGCTCAAGCGATCGATCGCCTTGAAGGTTCTCAAGTCCTCGAGTCGCGACCCGCGTCTCGTCGCCTTGCGACGAGAGGTAGCGGTAGCTCGGGACGTAGCGTGCCCGCATCTCGCGCGCGTATTCGACTTCGACTTCGACACCGATGCCGAGCTGTCCTTTCTCACCATGGAGCTGGCCGAGGGGGGGAGCCTGAAGGCGGAGCTTCGTCGTGGACCGCTCTCGATCGAGAGATCCGTGGCGTTGACCGCCGAGATTCTAACCGGGCTCGAGGCGCTGCATGCCCACGGAATCGTTCACCGAGACGTGAAGCCCGGCAACGTGCTGCTTGACGCCTCCGGCCACGCGAAGCTCGCCGACTTCGGGCTCGCATTGTCGCTCGAGCCCGACGGCCTGACTCGGCTGACCTCGGAAGCCGCTTTCGTCGGGACAGTCGAGTACTTGGCGCCGGAGCAGTTCAGGGGGTCGCCGATCGACGGGAGATCAGACCTCTACTCGCTGGGTGTGACGCTATTCGAAATGCTGGCGGGCAGATCGCCCCAGCCAGCTGGTACAAGGCTCGAGACGGTGGTCGGCCATCTCCAACGGGCAGCGCCCGACGTGCGGGCTCTGCGGCCAGAAGTGCCGGCCTGGTTGGCGGCATTCGTCGCTCGGTTGCTGGAGAAGGAGCCGTCGCAGCGCTACCCGTCGGCCGGCGAGGCGCTGACGAGCCTCCGCTCCCATCGGACCGGCATCGCGCGGGCACTCTGGCGGCGGCATCGTCGCGCCGCGAGCGTCGCTTCCGGTGTGGTGCTGTTGCTAGCCGGACTCGCGACCTGGTACCTGGCTACTCGCCCGCGCTTCTCGCATCTGGTGGAAGGTGAGGGTGGAGCCGTCGTCGCGGTCGACGAGAAGGGGCACGAGCTCTGGCGCCTTGCGGACATCGGCCCGGGCGTCGCCGAACGCGCGACACTGGCGCGGATCGAGCCTGGGGCTCGAAAGACAGTCGCCCTGTTTCCCCTCTCGCTCGCCGACTTGCCATCCCGAGCTGCCCGAACCTTGACCTTTCTCGACCCCGAAACCGGGAAAGTCATCCGCGAGATGGAAGTTCCGACAACCGAGATTCCGTTCCACGATGTGAGCCCGCGCTTCGTGCCGGGCCGCCTCCGGGCCGAGGACGTCGACGGGGATGGCATCGACGAGATTTTCGCCAGCTTCAATCACATGCTCAAGGCGCCATCGTTCGTGATGATGTTCGAGCCGGCGGCGAGTCGTTGGTCGATCGTCTTTCAGGCGCTCGGTCACTACTGCCCGGCCGGCGTCCACCGCATCGACGGCGCGCCGGTGCTCCTGCTGCTCGGCATCAACAACGGAATGGGTTGGATTAACGCGATGGCTGCCGTCAAGCTGCCGATCGTGCACGGAATCGAGGGTGTTCGTGCTCATCCCGGTAGGGCGTTCTCACCGGAGCTGCCGCGCGACAACGGAGTGGTACCAAGTGATCTGCTTTGGTACTCGCTTCTCCCGCCCGGAAGAGTGGCATGTGATCTCGGAGTCGAGGGGAAGGTGATCGAGCTCGACGACGCCACCAGGACGCTTTCGGTGAGCTATGAAGATGGGCGGCGAGAGAGATTGCGCTACGACGGATCATCCGTCTCGCTACCCATCGACCACGATGGGTTCCGCCGGAAGGCTCGGGAAGCAGCGTACACCGCTCTTCGAGAGGCGGAGCGCTCACGGGGAGTCGGGGCGACCTCGCAGGCGGTTGCCGAGATGTCAGTCGCACTCGAATCGGCGCGCCAGGCCGGAGACGTTCGCCTGGCGGAGGTAGCGGAGCGCTGGCTGGGCCGCGCCTTCATCTCGGCCGGCCGTGAGAAGGAGGCCGAGGAGCGGCTCGAGCCGCTCTTTCTGCGTGCCGAGTCGCCATCCAATGTCGCCTGGGACGCGGCCAAGGCATTTCATCTCGCCGGCGATCTGCGGCGTGCGGCCGCCTGGTACGAGAAGGGTCTGATGTTCGATGGCGGGCCGACGGGTGGACGGCAGAAGCACTACTACCTCTTCGCCCTCGTCACCGCGCTCGCCGAGGCCGGCAACTGGGAGGCGGCGCGGCGCTCGATTGCGTCGTTCCTCGACAGCTCGGGTGCCCCCGCAATGGGGCGACTTGCCGAGCAGTACGTGAACTGGCGTTCGGGCGCACCGGTGGATGTGGAAGGTCTCGACCCGATGCTTCCGAACTCGACCGATCCCATCAAGTCGTGGTACCTGGAGATCCGGCACGCTGCCGGTGCCCCGCCGGCGGACCTAATCGCCGAGCTCGACCCGATTCTCGCGCGAGCGGACGAGGCGAAAGGTCAGCTCCATTCACTCCGCGGCCAGCTCCTCGGCGAGCTAGGCCGTGCGGAGGAGGCGAAGACTGCCTTCGCGCGGGCCTTAGCCGCTTTCACACTCGCGGCAGGCACGGACGTGGCAGCGCGATTCGATCGCCATTTGGCCGAAGACCGACTGCGAGCGTTGTCAGCGCGTCTCCGCGAGCAAGAGAGAGTCGCGAGTGGACGATAGAGCCGACGTGAGGCGACTCCTCGTCTTACACGGCGAGTTGGTCCGGGAGCTGGTACTGGCGGAGAAGGAGGGCGTTCTCGGTTCAGCGAGCTCGAACGCACTCGTTCTGCCGTTCCCCGGCGTCTCTCGCCGGCATGCGCGATTCGAGCTGGTGAGCGGGGGAGTGCGGCTGATCGACCTCGGCTCGAAGAACGGCCTGGTCGTCGCTGGCAGGCGCGTAGCCGAAGTGCTTTTGACACCCGGCGTCTCTGTGCGGATCGGCTACATCGAGCTGCGCCTGCTCGATGCGTCGGCTGGCGACTTGGAGATCGCGCTCTCGCTCGGCGAGACCGAGCGAACCACCGAAGTGGTCCCCGACCCTTCGGCGAGCCGCGGAGGCCATGGCGAGGAGGGCGCGGCTCGCCACGGCATCGTGTTGATCCGTGAGGTGGAGACGATGTCGCGGGCGATGCTCGGTCAGCGGAGGTCGAGCCTCTTCGAGCGCGTACGGACCATCCTCGGCGCCGAGCTCTTGGTGCTGGTCGATCTCGCAGACCGCGCCCGGCCGGCCGTTCAAGAGCTGGCCGGTGACCTCGAAGGAGATGATCTGGAAGCGGTCTTGGAACGGGTTCCGGTGCGTTTGCGCCGGCGAGGCGCCGAGCGCTTCGCTGCGCAAGGACGGTGGCAGATCGCGTGGCGGCCGGATGGTCTGGCAGCGATCGCCGCGCGAACGGCAGCGCTGGCCGATGCCGGCAGCCTGTGGCGCCGAGCGCTGCTCGAGTATCTCCTGTTGAAGCTCTCGGGAGGCGGCGTAGAGAAGGTCGCGTCCCCATTGGAAGTGACGCACGAGGATCTGCGACTGCCCGACGGCGCGATCTTCGGTAGCGCGCCGGCGACCCGCGATCTGTTGCAGCGGGT
This genomic window from Holophagales bacterium contains:
- a CDS encoding cytochrome c3 family protein: MTTRRLLLLLGLLVGATIGLAAPAAAQSIDDCLACHSDDSLTGTRAGKEISVHVDGAKFAASVHASLACVDCHQDLAGQGEGHGDDVAPVDCSACHDGEAKLARRGIHSHTVDGHPAAACADCHGNHAIAKPTKVGAIDCAKCHQAVAAAQHASLHGVAAAKGDKLAPTCVTCHGSHTILSHKDPASPVAVMNVPLLCGRCHKQGTDVSLHRDIPQEAILEHYADSIHGKGLFEKGLTVTAVCTSCHTSHFILPHTDPRSSINAKNLAGTCMQCHGQIERVHRKVIDGKLWEQAPNKIPACVDCHQPHEIRKVFYDAGMANRDCLACHGRKDLAVERDGKTKSLYVDLEKYSLSTHAKVACAQCHTEVSPSHDRPCETVRSRVDCSICHASQVEQYRKSTHGQFAAKGDHDAPGCLDCHSYHETKSRRSPSSPTFARNVPQLCARCHRIGEKAAVRIDSDVPDIVQSYADSVHGRGLTQGGLVVSATCVNCHSSHGELPPSDPNSTVNRKNLAATCGACHNGIQEAFAKSIHATGSPKDGMELPVCEDCHSAHNISQPEKAGFRTAMMQQCGRCHKEQAETFFETFHGKVSQLGTEGAAKCSDCHGAHDILPTTDPASHLSRANVVATCGKCHEGSHRQFAGYLTHSTHHDRKKYPWLFWSFRFMTTLLVGTLTFFMIHTIAWLIRLFRTREEWIHHKQEIHHPGQKFYRRFTTFQRALHILMMMSFFTLSLTGMAIKFSYAGWAQAIATALGGQPTMAVLHRLGGLTLFTVFALHLWDVKRKRRALGWTWKQMVTGPGTILFTWQDVKDVIGSLKWFLGLGPRPRYGRYTYWEKFDYFAVAWGVVVIGFTGIVLWFPELLTRVLPGWSINVATIVHSDEALLATGFIFTIHFFNTHFRPDKFPMDPVIFTGRVPIEELKYDKPGEYAALVESGQLEAHLVEAYPKPVERGFRIFGFAALTVGLTLIVLIVYAILFAYR
- a CDS encoding cytochrome b/b6 domain-containing protein, with product MSEEAGLWRMNARAVGRAAALGLILAWTVSSGVAQAQTPACGDCHEVDVAAFAKTVHGSLGCTDCHVGAAQEGHDAATAKADCSSCHGDVQESIAASVHGKPEFTALSGMDRCGSCHGKIHALVPRSDPASAINPQKLPETCGQCHSSAAMAEKFGFRVVQPLAAYEASVHHQAVMAGKPAATCSSCHGGHDVLPASDPKSRVNHSKVPQLCGQCHGEISAKYQESVHGRAAAAGIREAPVCTDCHGEHRIVGPSESGSPVSASNVPKMTCERCHADLRVTEKFGMKTNAVAAFQDSFHGLANKTGSATVANCASCHGVHDIQPSSDPRSHVNPANLAATCGSCHPGAGKTFAIGEVHVQPGDKANANPIVYWVRESYLWLIWMTIGGMFLHNLLDLRRKALTPIVRPMIPKSQRRERLNKGFRIAHAATALSFMVLVYTGFALKYPDGWWAAPLLSWESSFPARAWLHRGAALVMIAAFLFHFVHIAIDRRARACILAMLPTLHDVQEVRERIEWYLGKRKEMPHAPALGYIEKAEYLALIWGTIVMAVTGALLWFENFTLSNFPKWVSDLATVVHFYEAILATLAILVWHFYWVLFDPLVYPMDTAWFNGKEVPGRTLERKESVIEPKTKKS
- a CDS encoding response regulator transcription factor; protein product: MRILIADDHSLFRDSLRSLIEAQGHDVVGEARNGREAVELAKRLRPNIVLMDLTMPELDGLAATRLLTAEASDVKVVVLTASDDDSNLFEAIKSGAQGYLLKDLEASQFFTLLEGVERGEPALTPSLARRLLAEFAHPAKSAQREQNPDALTDREREVLELLVRGVTSNRKLAAKLGVSENTVKFHLRNILDKLHLNNRAQVVSYALRHRMVELPKDSGG
- a CDS encoding GAF domain-containing sensor histidine kinase, which encodes MTLQRLKIYAILSSGIFVLVLEVSRHLLYPYLLSLSGRLLIDGVLAVVALFFFGAFFHVLDTMQAQLERQNRELLALHQAGLDIAGELSLEAVLQKVVDQARHLIESRYGALAIYDEAGKIGTFATSGLSTEERERIGAGPSGRGLLGVPLGEGQRLRLDDITRDPRRVGFPDHHPAMRSLLAVPIQCKGPFRGNLYLSERTDGAPFSREDEETLARFAVQAAVAIDNAHLHRRVRDLAASEERLRLAHEMHDGLAQVLAYVNTKAQAVQGFLRHGKSQEASDQLNQLAAAAREVYADVREGILGLRVTSSALATLPETIRDYVERWTGQTGIATEVEVDRRLRLPTAVELQVFRIVQEGLANVRKHARADEVRVRCSSGSGRVRVVIEDNGVGFRPEALGRAEFPRFGLATMRERAESLGGQLTVHSTPGEGTRVEAEIPLPPLGR
- a CDS encoding DUF2892 domain-containing protein, with amino-acid sequence MTFAFRNLATWDRILRILLGATLLGLGSLDLLPDLGRIALVLFGWVPLVTGLLGWCPFYSLLRFSTLRRPRPKD